From Zingiber officinale cultivar Zhangliang unplaced genomic scaffold, Zo_v1.1 ctg136, whole genome shotgun sequence, one genomic window encodes:
- the LOC122036316 gene encoding proline-rich protein 36-like, translating into MISNPQSSGAQPLRPPVVGSAGPPPNFGASMPVQYRTMVPAPQFVPAASQQFRPVPQGMPAPNIAMPTGQTQMPHFSQSTQQLPPISGQPGQVPPSFQAIPMSYVQASRPISSGPLPPQQNAQVPNNVPNLPGAAMPLSSSYTFATSYVQAPNTINAPVQYQPATQVTPSRTQTWATPGTQSVPLVAPLHQTSQQPLATSVTIPAQTVQSNSTKQSSSDWQEHCC; encoded by the exons ATGATTAGCAATCCACAATCTTCAGGGGCACAG CCCCTTAGACCTCCAGTAGTGGGTTCTGCTGGTCCACCACCAAATTTTGGTGCCTCCATGCCTGTACAA TATAGGACAATGGTTCCAGCCCCTCAATTTGTCCCAGCTGCCTCTCAGCAATTTAGGCCTGTCCCCCAAGGAATGCCAGCGCCAAATATTGCCATGCCTACTGGCCAAACTCAAATGCCTCATTTTTCTCAATCAACACAGCAATTGCCTCCAATATCAGGCCAACCGGGTCAAGTGCCACCATCATTCCAAGCAATTCCAATGTCATATGTTCAAGCAAGTAGACCTATCTCATCTGGGCCGTTGCCACCTCAACAAAATGCTCAAGTGCCAAACAATGTGCCTAATCTTCCAGGTGCAGCAATGCCCCTTTCTTCATCATACACG TTTGCAACATCTTATGTTCAGGCACCAAATACCATAAATGCTCCAGTTCAGTATCAACCAGCAACACAGGTGACCCCTTCGAGGACACAAACCTGGGCAACACCTGGAACTCAGAGTGTACCTCTTGTTGCACCTTTGCATCAGACTTCCCAACAACCTTTGGCTACCTCTGTGACTATTCCA GCACAAACTGTACAATCAAATTCTACAAAACAGAGCTCTTCTGACTGGCAAGAGCACTGCTGCTGA